Proteins from one Mus pahari chromosome 10, PAHARI_EIJ_v1.1, whole genome shotgun sequence genomic window:
- the Smco4 gene encoding single-pass membrane and coiled-coil domain-containing protein 4, with protein MRQLKGKPKKETSKDKKERKQAMQEARQQITTVVLPTLAVVVLLIVVFVYVATRPAVTE; from the coding sequence ATGCGTCAGCTCAAAGGGAAGCCAAAGAAAGAGACATCCAAGGACAAGAAGGAGCGGAAGCAGGCCATGCAGGAGGCCCGGCAGCAGATCACCACTGTGGTCCTGCCTaccctggctgtggtggtgctCCTCATTgtagtgtttgtgtatgtggccACTCGCCCCGCTGTCACCGAGTGA